Proteins encoded by one window of Nocardia goodfellowii:
- a CDS encoding methylmalonyl-CoA mutase family protein: protein MPNADPVPAGTVADEVGGVDETLHAAWRKGVAGVLAKARRVEVADLPDEPEKLLEETTYDGLTIAPLYTRRDELPEQPLPGAFPFVRGGTATRDVHRGWYVSAFVAGDGASANREMLAGLANGLSAVWLGAGTRGVPVPELPTALSGLLFELAPLTLSAGSEVTAAAAAVFAALDGYETADRAAIQIALGAAPLTSRFAGIDDVELAEAVELAGKSIARAETVRTITVDGTVFHDAGAAEAQELGAAVAAGLEYLRKLTAAGYDTATALRQLEFRFAATDDQFATIAKFRAARQLWARVAEVCGLPAFGGAPQHAVTSAAMMSQRDPWVNLLRSTLAAFGAGVGGADTVTVLPFDSALPPGELGVSKSFSDRMARNTQLLLLEESHLGFVQDPGAGSWYVESLTADLAAKAWEFMQELETAGGYLAALDSGLLAERIAATKAARDADVAHRKTAVTGVNEFPNLGEKPLSAAAREPGRVARYGAAFEELRNRSDAYLAEHGVRPKALLVPLGSVAEHNVRVTFIANLLASGGIESINPGPLTVDGIAAAAKESGAPIAVLCGADKRYGEEAGAAVTQLRAAGVDTVLLAGAAKAVAALEESERPDGYLAARIDAVAALSGLLEKVGA, encoded by the coding sequence ATGCCTAATGCAGATCCGGTGCCCGCGGGAACGGTAGCCGACGAAGTCGGCGGGGTGGATGAAACACTGCACGCCGCGTGGCGTAAGGGCGTGGCCGGGGTGCTGGCGAAGGCCCGCAGGGTCGAGGTCGCCGATTTGCCGGACGAGCCGGAAAAGCTGCTCGAAGAGACCACCTACGACGGGTTGACGATCGCCCCGCTGTACACCCGCCGGGACGAGTTGCCCGAGCAGCCACTGCCCGGTGCTTTCCCCTTCGTGCGCGGCGGCACCGCCACCCGCGACGTGCACCGTGGCTGGTACGTCAGCGCCTTCGTGGCGGGCGACGGGGCGTCGGCCAACCGAGAGATGCTGGCGGGCTTGGCGAACGGTCTCAGCGCGGTCTGGCTGGGCGCGGGGACGCGCGGCGTGCCGGTCCCGGAGTTGCCGACGGCGCTGTCCGGCTTGCTGTTCGAGCTCGCGCCCTTGACCTTGAGCGCCGGTAGCGAGGTAACAGCCGCCGCGGCAGCGGTTTTCGCGGCCCTCGACGGATACGAGACCGCTGATCGCGCCGCGATCCAGATCGCACTCGGTGCCGCGCCGCTGACCAGCCGCTTCGCCGGAATCGATGACGTAGAGCTCGCCGAGGCGGTGGAACTGGCCGGTAAGTCGATCGCCCGCGCGGAGACCGTGCGGACGATCACCGTGGACGGCACGGTGTTCCACGATGCCGGCGCCGCCGAAGCGCAGGAGCTGGGCGCGGCCGTTGCCGCCGGTCTGGAGTACCTGCGCAAGCTGACCGCTGCCGGATACGACACCGCGACCGCGCTGCGCCAGCTGGAGTTCCGCTTCGCCGCGACCGACGACCAGTTCGCCACCATCGCGAAATTCCGTGCTGCGCGCCAACTCTGGGCCCGAGTCGCCGAAGTGTGCGGACTGCCGGCCTTCGGCGGCGCACCACAGCACGCCGTGACCTCGGCCGCCATGATGAGCCAGCGTGACCCGTGGGTGAACCTGCTGCGCAGCACGCTCGCCGCGTTCGGCGCGGGCGTCGGTGGCGCCGACACCGTGACGGTGCTGCCGTTCGACTCCGCGCTGCCGCCGGGCGAACTCGGTGTCTCGAAGTCGTTCTCGGACCGCATGGCTCGCAACACCCAGCTGCTGCTGCTCGAGGAATCCCACCTCGGTTTCGTGCAGGACCCGGGCGCGGGCTCCTGGTACGTGGAAAGCCTCACCGCCGACCTCGCCGCCAAAGCCTGGGAGTTCATGCAGGAACTGGAAACCGCGGGCGGCTACCTGGCCGCACTGGACTCGGGTCTGCTCGCCGAGCGCATCGCCGCGACCAAGGCCGCGCGGGATGCCGATGTGGCGCACCGGAAGACGGCCGTCACCGGTGTCAACGAGTTCCCGAATCTGGGCGAGAAGCCGCTCTCCGCGGCGGCGCGTGAGCCGGGCCGGGTGGCCCGTTACGGCGCGGCGTTCGAGGAGTTGCGCAACCGCTCCGATGCCTACCTTGCCGAGCACGGTGTTCGACCGAAGGCGCTGCTGGTGCCGCTGGGCAGCGTTGCCGAGCACAACGTGCGGGTTACCTTCATCGCGAACCTGCTCGCCTCCGGCGGTATCGAATCGATCAATCCCGGTCCGCTGACGGTGGACGGAATCGCGGCGGCCGCAAAGGAATCGGGGGCGCCGATCGCGGTACTGTGCGGTGCGGACAAGCGCTACGGCGAAGAAGCGGGCGCGGCGGTGACGCAGTTGCGGGCCGCGGGGGTGGACACGGTGCTGCTGGCGGGTGCGGCGAAAGCCGTTGCCGCACT